A region of Blattabacterium cuenoti STAT DNA encodes the following proteins:
- the rpsA gene encoding 30S ribosomal protein S1, whose product MSNQTGEIKRKSSPSYDIKNEKQNIINKENIKTSFDWTKYETHFDNEIQEKRKKLEELYTKTLPDIQELEIYQGNIIHISNTMVIVDIGFKAEGAIPTSEFRENLDIIQVGSTIEVMVVKIDYKGQCILSYQKAKMLRNWQRINQAYEKSEVILGYVAARTKGGLIVEIFDIECFLPGSHINVKPVRDYDTYVGKTMEIKVVKINKKTKNVVVSHKVLIERDIEEQRKEMISKLDKGQVLEGKIKNILPYGAFVDLGGVDALLHITDMSWPHINHPTEIVQLEQELKFVVLGVDKEKNRVQLGLKQLQPHPWNSLDKDLKIGSKIKGKVSVLADYGAFVEIIPGVEALLHISEMSWSTDLSSTQDFVQIGDELEAVILTIDRQERKMSLSVKQLTTDPWINIQEKYSIGSEHVGTVKKFTNFGVFLELERGISGIIYTYDLSWIKKIKHPSEFCNINDKLKIIILSIDTQVRRFNLGHKQLTENPWEKYEKIYYVGSIHYGIVSTLFEKGASVKFIEDQKIEAFVPLRFLEKKDGSTMKKGEKGKFKIIEFDKETKKIVVSHTSVYRDKDQKKERRVIRNRKMERSTLGDIAGLAKLKEKIEKEKKNK is encoded by the coding sequence ATGTCTAATCAAACCGGAGAAATAAAAAGAAAATCATCCCCTTCATATGATATAAAAAATGAAAAACAGAACATCATAAATAAGGAAAATATAAAAACAAGTTTCGATTGGACGAAATACGAAACTCATTTTGATAATGAGATACAAGAAAAAAGGAAAAAGTTAGAAGAATTATACACCAAAACTTTACCAGATATTCAAGAATTAGAGATTTATCAAGGAAATATAATACATATTTCGAATACAATGGTTATTGTAGATATTGGATTTAAAGCAGAAGGAGCCATTCCTACAAGTGAATTTAGAGAAAATTTGGATATCATTCAAGTTGGTAGTACAATAGAAGTTATGGTTGTAAAAATTGATTACAAAGGACAATGTATTCTTTCCTATCAAAAAGCAAAAATGTTAAGAAATTGGCAACGTATTAATCAAGCATATGAAAAATCAGAAGTCATACTAGGTTATGTTGCGGCTAGAACAAAAGGAGGATTAATTGTTGAAATATTTGATATAGAATGTTTTTTACCTGGATCACATATCAATGTAAAACCTGTTCGAGATTATGATACTTATGTGGGAAAAACTATGGAAATAAAAGTAGTTAAAATCAATAAAAAAACAAAAAACGTTGTTGTTTCTCATAAAGTATTAATAGAAAGAGATATTGAAGAACAAAGAAAAGAGATGATATCAAAACTAGATAAAGGTCAAGTATTAGAAGGAAAAATAAAAAACATTCTTCCTTATGGAGCCTTTGTAGATTTAGGTGGGGTAGATGCTTTACTTCATATTACTGATATGAGTTGGCCTCATATTAATCATCCTACAGAAATAGTTCAATTAGAACAAGAACTAAAATTTGTTGTATTAGGTGTAGATAAAGAAAAAAATCGTGTACAATTAGGTTTAAAACAACTGCAACCTCATCCTTGGAATTCCTTAGATAAAGATTTAAAAATAGGAAGTAAAATAAAAGGAAAAGTAAGTGTTTTAGCTGATTATGGAGCATTCGTTGAAATTATTCCAGGGGTAGAAGCCTTATTACATATTAGTGAAATGTCTTGGTCTACAGACCTATCTTCTACTCAAGATTTTGTACAAATAGGAGATGAATTAGAAGCTGTGATATTAACTATAGATCGTCAGGAAAGAAAAATGTCTTTAAGCGTAAAACAATTAACAACAGATCCTTGGATAAATATACAAGAAAAATATTCTATAGGCTCAGAACATGTTGGAACTGTAAAAAAATTTACAAATTTTGGTGTTTTTCTAGAATTAGAACGAGGAATTTCTGGAATTATTTATACCTATGATCTTTCATGGATTAAAAAAATTAAACATCCTTCTGAATTTTGCAATATCAATGATAAACTGAAAATTATTATACTATCTATAGATACTCAAGTAAGAAGATTTAATTTAGGACATAAACAATTGACAGAAAATCCATGGGAAAAATATGAAAAAATTTATTATGTTGGAAGTATTCACTATGGAATAGTATCAACTCTTTTTGAAAAAGGAGCATCTGTAAAATTTATAGAAGATCAAAAAATAGAAGCTTTTGTTCCATTACGTTTTTTAGAAAAAAAAGACGGGTCTACTATGAAAAAAGGAGAAAAAGGAAAATTTAAAATAATTGAATTTGATAAAGAAACCAAAAAAATTGTGGTTTCTCATACATCTGTCTATCGTGATAAAGATCAAAAAAAAGAACGACGTGTAATAAGAAATAGAAAAATGGAGAGATCCACATTAGGTGATATAGCTGGATTAGCTAAACTAAAAGAAAAAATAGAAAAAGAAAAAAAAAATAAATAG
- a CDS encoding ribonucleoside-diphosphate reductase subunit alpha — METHPIAEKEGWKVGKDFPVWANNELYLTTIKGGYLLDRESPFEAYKRLSKNAARILKKPKIEGEFFNIFWKGWLIPSTPVMVNLGTEKGLPISCFSGRIGDSMYEIYRKNLEMAILSKHGGGTSYDFSLVRPIGKSIKNGALGTSDGIIPFIKSYDSTIVASKQGKTRRGAVAIYLNIEHKEYPEFLKIREPKGDINRQCHNVHQGVIISNSFMEKVLKKNGKERTLWIDTLKERVQTGEPYLFFQENANKNLPENWKKHGLKIHHSNLCSEIMLPTDENHTLVCCLSSLNLYKYVEWKNTNVVFYAILFLDAVMQEFIDKGKHIKGIEDAVRFAEKSRALGLGTLGWHSYLQSNMIPFISVKSKILTHNIFKYIQKESKKATKYLAKEYGESEWNLGTGRRNLTLMAMAPNRSSAKLAGGLSQGVEPLAANIYVDDDSKGMHIRKNPYLEKILMKNGHNLPEVWEQIANEKGSCLGLTILNEEQKNVFRCFKEINQLELIKQASIRQKYIDQGQSINLSFHQNAPAKYINRVHFEAWKIGLKSLYYYRSESILRADTKRDLYLESLL; from the coding sequence ATGGAAACACACCCTATTGCAGAAAAAGAAGGATGGAAAGTAGGAAAGGATTTTCCCGTTTGGGCTAATAATGAATTATATTTAACTACAATTAAAGGTGGATACTTATTAGATAGAGAATCTCCTTTTGAGGCATATAAAAGATTGTCAAAAAATGCAGCGAGAATTTTAAAAAAACCGAAAATAGAAGGAGAGTTTTTTAATATTTTTTGGAAAGGATGGCTTATCCCTTCTACTCCAGTTATGGTAAATCTCGGAACAGAAAAAGGTTTACCTATTAGTTGTTTTTCTGGAAGAATTGGGGATAGTATGTATGAAATATATAGAAAAAATTTAGAAATGGCTATACTAAGTAAACATGGTGGAGGAACATCTTATGACTTTAGTTTAGTTAGACCTATAGGAAAATCCATAAAAAATGGAGCATTGGGGACTTCTGATGGGATTATTCCTTTTATTAAATCATATGATAGTACTATAGTAGCTAGTAAACAAGGTAAAACACGTAGAGGTGCTGTAGCGATTTATTTAAACATAGAACATAAAGAATATCCAGAATTTTTAAAAATTAGAGAACCTAAAGGAGATATTAATCGTCAATGTCATAATGTTCATCAAGGGGTAATAATTTCTAATTCTTTTATGGAAAAGGTGTTAAAAAAAAATGGAAAAGAACGAACTTTATGGATTGATACTCTTAAAGAACGTGTTCAAACTGGAGAACCGTATCTTTTTTTTCAAGAAAATGCCAATAAAAATCTTCCAGAAAATTGGAAAAAACATGGATTAAAAATACATCACAGTAATCTTTGTTCAGAAATTATGTTACCAACGGATGAAAACCATACTCTTGTATGTTGTCTATCTTCTCTAAATTTATATAAATATGTAGAATGGAAAAACACAAATGTTGTTTTTTATGCCATTTTATTCCTTGATGCAGTAATGCAAGAATTTATTGATAAAGGAAAACATATAAAAGGAATAGAAGACGCTGTTCGTTTTGCAGAAAAAAGTAGAGCCCTAGGTTTAGGAACTTTAGGTTGGCATTCGTATTTACAATCTAATATGATTCCTTTTATATCTGTTAAATCTAAAATATTAACACATAATATATTTAAATATATCCAGAAGGAATCTAAAAAAGCAACTAAATATTTGGCTAAAGAATATGGAGAATCTGAATGGAATTTAGGAACTGGAAGGAGAAATTTAACTCTAATGGCTATGGCTCCTAATAGAAGTTCTGCGAAATTAGCTGGTGGTCTTTCTCAAGGTGTAGAACCATTAGCTGCAAACATATATGTAGATGATGATTCAAAAGGAATGCATATTCGTAAAAACCCTTATTTGGAAAAAATCCTTATGAAAAATGGACATAATCTTCCGGAAGTTTGGGAACAAATTGCTAATGAAAAAGGTTCTTGTCTTGGATTAACTATTCTTAATGAAGAACAAAAAAATGTTTTTAGGTGTTTTAAAGAAATTAATCAATTAGAATTAATTAAACAAGCAAGTATACGACAAAAATATATTGATCAAGGACAAAGTATAAATCTTTCTTTTCATCAAAATGCTCCAGCGAAATATATAAATAGAGTCCATTTTGAAGCTTGGAAAATAGGCTTGAAAAGCCTTTATTATTATAGAAGTGAAAGCATTCTTCGTGCAGATACTAAACGTGATTTATATTTGGAAAGTTTATTATAA
- the queA gene encoding tRNA preQ1(34) S-adenosylmethionine ribosyltransferase-isomerase QueA, whose amino-acid sequence MKTSDFDFKYPINLLAKFPTQERDESKLMIIHRKNKKIEHKFFKNLHEYFEEGDTLILNNTKVFPARLFGNKEKTEAKIEVFLLRELDPKDRTWDVLVDPARKVRVGNKLNFGNELTGEVIDNTTSRGRILQLNFNGSHKKLIKKIKELGKTPLPKYINRKPEKNDKIRYQTIYAKEEGSVAAPTAGLHFSKHLLKKLEIKGINLVEVTLHLGLGSFLPVDVEDISKHKMDSEKCFINENTCKIVNFAIQRKKKICAVGTSSMRAIESSVSSKKKLNPFYGWTNKFIFPPYNFNIANSMITNFHMPKSTLLMMTAAFANFDLIKKAYQIAIEKKYRFYSYGDAMLIL is encoded by the coding sequence ATGAAAACTTCAGATTTTGATTTTAAATATCCTATAAATCTTCTTGCTAAATTTCCTACTCAAGAAAGAGATGAGTCCAAATTAATGATTATTCATAGAAAAAATAAAAAAATAGAACATAAATTTTTTAAAAATTTACATGAATATTTTGAGGAAGGAGATACTTTAATTCTTAATAATACTAAGGTTTTTCCTGCAAGATTATTTGGAAATAAGGAAAAAACAGAAGCCAAAATAGAGGTTTTTTTACTTAGAGAATTAGATCCAAAAGATAGAACATGGGATGTATTAGTTGATCCCGCAAGAAAAGTAAGAGTAGGAAACAAATTAAATTTTGGAAATGAATTGACAGGAGAAGTTATAGATAATACTACTTCTAGAGGAAGAATCTTACAACTTAATTTTAATGGATCACATAAAAAACTTATAAAGAAAATAAAGGAATTAGGAAAAACTCCTTTACCCAAATATATTAATAGAAAACCAGAAAAAAACGATAAAATACGTTATCAAACTATATATGCAAAAGAAGAAGGATCCGTAGCAGCACCTACAGCTGGATTACATTTTTCAAAACATTTATTAAAAAAATTAGAAATAAAAGGAATTAATTTAGTAGAAGTTACTTTACATTTAGGCTTAGGAAGTTTTTTACCTGTGGATGTTGAAGATATATCAAAACATAAAATGGACTCTGAAAAATGTTTTATAAATGAAAATACATGTAAAATAGTAAATTTTGCTATACAAAGAAAAAAAAAAATTTGTGCTGTAGGAACTTCTTCTATGAGAGCAATTGAAAGTTCTGTTTCTTCCAAAAAAAAATTAAATCCATTTTATGGATGGACCAATAAATTTATTTTTCCTCCATATAATTTCAATATAGCCAATTCTATGATTACAAATTTTCACATGCCAAAATCTACATTACTTATGATGACAGCCGCTTTTGCGAATTTTGATTTAATAAAAAAAGCCTACCAAATAGCAATAGAAAAAAAATATAGATTTTATTCTTATGGAGATGCTATGTTAATATTATAA
- a CDS encoding polyprenyl synthetase family protein yields MNIVLEKIKNTIKKEIEEFEKQFQNIIQDNDIPIIDKITHYIIHRKGKLIRPILIFLIAKMLGNIQKKTYHTACLIELIHIATLVHDDVIDNSFLRRGSFSINAIWKNKIAVLIGDYLLSKSLLIATNNNYYDLLKIICKTIKDMSEGELLQIEKSRKLNITEKIYNQIVYHKTASLIATSCEAGSRSVNTNEKTALKMRKFGIFTGIAFQIKDDLFDYEEKNEKLIGKPVGIDFREKKMTLPLIYTIQKASKKDQKCILNYIKNYDEKKRYKIINYVKKYGGLEYATQKMIKFRNNALKILEIYPEGTIKDALKTMVNFIIERNQ; encoded by the coding sequence ATGAATATTGTTTTAGAAAAAATAAAAAATACTATAAAAAAAGAAATAGAAGAATTTGAAAAACAATTTCAAAATATAATTCAAGATAATGATATCCCTATTATAGATAAAATAACTCATTATATTATTCACAGAAAGGGAAAATTAATTCGTCCTATACTTATTTTCTTAATTGCGAAAATGTTAGGAAATATACAAAAAAAAACATATCATACAGCTTGTTTGATCGAACTCATACACATAGCTACACTTGTACATGATGATGTTATTGATAACAGCTTTTTACGTCGTGGTTCTTTTTCTATAAATGCTATATGGAAAAATAAAATAGCTGTTTTAATTGGAGATTATTTACTTTCTAAAAGTCTCTTAATTGCAACAAATAATAATTATTATGATTTACTTAAAATTATATGTAAAACTATAAAAGATATGAGTGAAGGAGAATTATTACAAATTGAAAAATCCAGAAAATTAAACATTACTGAAAAAATTTATAATCAAATTGTTTATCATAAAACAGCAAGTTTAATTGCTACTTCCTGTGAAGCAGGTTCTCGTTCAGTTAATACAAATGAAAAAACAGCTTTAAAAATGAGAAAATTTGGAATCTTTACAGGTATAGCTTTTCAAATTAAAGATGATTTATTTGATTATGAAGAAAAAAATGAAAAACTCATAGGAAAACCTGTAGGAATCGATTTTAGAGAAAAAAAAATGACACTTCCTCTTATTTACACTATTCAAAAAGCTTCTAAAAAAGATCAAAAATGTATATTAAACTATATAAAAAATTATGATGAAAAAAAAAGATATAAAATCATAAATTATGTAAAAAAATATGGAGGATTGGAATATGCTACTCAGAAAATGATTAAATTTCGTAACAATGCATTAAAAATTTTGGAAATTTATCCAGAAGGAACAATTAAAGATGCATTAAAAACAATGGTTAATTTTATTATAGAAAGAAATCAATAG
- a CDS encoding type IA DNA topoisomerase, with amino-acid sequence MDRLVGFQLSPILWKKIKTGLSAGRVQSVAVKLIVEQEKKIQNFIPCSVYQITGTFTNSEKKISLNAKFEKKIEDKKKLKNILSLCINSIFKIKKIVKKKEEKSPPFPFTTSSLQQEAFYRLNYSIYKTMLLAQKLYEKGFITYIRTDSTNLSKSILLDIKNFILSSYGKKYLSIKKFYIKKNRLSQEAHEAIHPTIINFEKDYLNSLEESQKRLYKLIWKRTIIGQMKNAIFEKKDIYIQSSHLKENFFICTKKTVLFDGFMKISNKEKKLDLDTKIIKGAFLERKEITAKQTTKNHLYRYNEASLVKKLEQLGIGRPSTYVPTILTIQKRNYIDIQKISKKIETRETFLLKGDIITKKNDKIIEIEKNKFFPTEMGILTTNFLKKNFYEIINYSFTAKLEEKFDNIAKGKQSCIKVLEDFYNEFYKKIQYVKNNVDKIHKKRLLGKDPRSKKEIFVRIAKYGPVIQIGEFHKKDKPKFYPLLNKQKIEEISLIEALKIIELPKLLGTFKEKEILLKINKYNIYIKYNNKSIPIDEKIFFENSLNLEKAINIIIENTKGK; translated from the coding sequence ATAGATCGATTAGTAGGATTTCAATTATCTCCTATTTTATGGAAAAAAATAAAAACAGGACTATCTGCTGGTAGAGTTCAGTCTGTTGCTGTAAAATTAATAGTGGAACAAGAAAAAAAAATTCAAAATTTTATTCCTTGTTCAGTTTATCAAATAACTGGAACTTTTACTAATTCTGAAAAAAAAATAAGTCTTAATGCTAAATTTGAAAAAAAAATAGAAGACAAAAAAAAATTGAAGAATATTTTATCATTATGTATTAATAGTATTTTTAAAATAAAAAAAATTGTTAAAAAAAAAGAAGAAAAAAGTCCACCATTTCCGTTTACCACTTCTTCTCTACAACAGGAAGCTTTCTATAGACTAAATTATTCCATATATAAAACGATGTTGTTAGCTCAAAAATTGTATGAAAAAGGATTTATTACATACATTCGAACAGATAGTACCAATTTATCAAAAAGTATATTATTAGATATTAAAAATTTTATACTTTCTTCATATGGAAAAAAATATTTATCTATAAAAAAATTTTATATAAAAAAAAATAGACTATCTCAAGAAGCTCATGAAGCAATTCATCCTACTATCATTAATTTTGAAAAAGATTATCTAAATTCTTTAGAAGAATCTCAAAAACGTCTTTATAAACTAATATGGAAACGAACAATCATAGGACAAATGAAAAATGCAATTTTTGAAAAAAAAGATATTTATATTCAATCTTCTCATTTGAAAGAAAATTTTTTTATTTGTACAAAAAAAACTGTTTTATTTGATGGATTTATGAAAATATCAAATAAAGAAAAAAAACTTGATCTTGATACAAAAATTATAAAAGGGGCTTTTTTAGAAAGAAAAGAAATCACTGCTAAACAAACTACTAAAAATCATTTATATAGATACAACGAGGCTAGCTTAGTAAAAAAATTGGAACAACTAGGAATCGGAAGACCTTCTACTTACGTTCCCACTATTCTTACTATTCAAAAAAGAAATTATATTGATATACAAAAAATTTCAAAAAAAATAGAAACACGTGAAACTTTTCTCTTAAAAGGAGATATTATTACTAAAAAAAATGACAAAATTATTGAAATAGAAAAAAACAAATTTTTTCCTACAGAAATGGGTATTTTAACTACTAATTTTTTAAAAAAAAATTTTTATGAAATAATAAATTATAGTTTTACTGCAAAATTAGAAGAAAAATTTGATAATATAGCTAAAGGAAAACAATCTTGTATTAAAGTTCTTGAAGACTTTTACAATGAATTTTACAAAAAAATACAATATGTTAAAAACAATGTAGATAAAATTCACAAAAAACGTCTTCTTGGAAAAGATCCAAGATCTAAAAAAGAAATTTTTGTAAGAATAGCAAAATATGGACCAGTTATTCAAATAGGAGAATTTCATAAAAAAGATAAACCAAAATTTTATCCTTTATTAAATAAACAAAAAATAGAAGAAATATCTTTAATAGAAGCTTTAAAAATTATTGAATTACCAAAATTATTGGGAACTTTTAAAGAGAAAGAAATTTTATTGAAAATTAACAAATATAATATTTATATTAAATATAATAATAAATCAATTCCAATTGATGAAAAAATTTTTTTTGAAAATTCATTGAATTTAGAAAAAGCCATTAACATTATAATAGAAAATACAAAAGGTAAATGA
- the rsmI gene encoding 16S rRNA (cytidine(1402)-2'-O)-methyltransferase: MLYIVPTPIGNLEDFTFRSLRILKEVDLILVENYKVSKKLLDFYYIRNNINKYHIYNEHKIIPSLIKKIKEGKKLALISNAGTPSISDPGFLLIRSCIKASISIECLPGPTAFVPALVSSGISTNEFVFIGFLPKKKRKTKLENLSKENRTVVLYESPHRLLQTLNDIKYFFGSKRNIAICKEISKYFQNISRGNIEKMITYYKNIKKILGEYTIIIEKILKKN; encoded by the coding sequence ATGTTATATATTGTACCTACTCCTATAGGAAATTTAGAAGATTTTACTTTCAGAAGTTTACGAATATTAAAAGAAGTAGATTTAATTTTAGTAGAAAATTATAAAGTTTCTAAAAAATTATTAGATTTTTATTATATCAGAAACAATATAAATAAATATCATATTTACAATGAACATAAAATAATTCCTTCTCTTATAAAAAAGATAAAAGAGGGAAAAAAATTAGCGTTAATATCTAATGCGGGAACTCCAAGTATATCTGATCCAGGTTTTTTGCTCATAAGATCTTGTATTAAAGCTTCTATTTCTATAGAATGTTTACCTGGACCTACAGCTTTTGTTCCAGCATTAGTTTCTTCCGGTATATCTACTAATGAATTTGTTTTTATAGGGTTTCTACCCAAAAAAAAAAGAAAAACTAAACTAGAGAATTTATCTAAAGAAAATAGAACTGTTGTGTTATATGAATCTCCTCATAGATTATTGCAAACATTAAATGATATAAAATATTTTTTTGGATCAAAAAGAAATATTGCTATATGTAAAGAAATATCAAAATACTTTCAAAATATCTCAAGAGGTAATATAGAAAAAATGATTACATATTATAAAAATATAAAAAAAATATTAGGCGAGTATACTATTATTATTGAAAAAATTTTGAAAAAAAATTAA
- a CDS encoding aspartate-semialdehyde dehydrogenase, with translation MKLGIVGVTGMVGRVMIDLLEKRNFPLKKLYLSASNKSIGKTIFFKKRTYKVISIYDLFKKKPDIVLFSAGSNISKEWAKKFSDIGSTIIDNSSAWRMDSEKKLIVPEINASCLCKKDKIIANPNCSTIQLVMVLFPLHIKYIIKRIIVSTYQSVTGTGKQALDQLYQEEKGIFSKKAYPYPIYQNILPHCDSFTENKYTLEEIKLINETKKIMNNYNIGITATAVRVPVIGGHSESVNITFEKKPDIDCIYKILLKIKGIIVQDNPKKNIYPMPLYAHGKDEVFVGRIREDFSFQNSINLWIVADNLHKGAATNAIQIAEYLTQKNYV, from the coding sequence ATGAAACTAGGAATAGTAGGTGTTACAGGTATGGTAGGTCGTGTCATGATTGATCTTTTAGAAAAAAGAAATTTTCCATTAAAAAAGTTATACTTATCCGCTTCTAATAAATCTATAGGGAAAACTATTTTTTTTAAAAAAAGAACGTATAAAGTCATTAGTATATATGATTTATTCAAAAAGAAACCTGATATTGTTTTATTTTCAGCGGGATCTAATATATCAAAAGAATGGGCAAAAAAATTTTCAGATATAGGATCTACAATTATAGACAACTCTTCTGCATGGAGAATGGATTCAGAAAAAAAATTAATTGTTCCTGAAATAAATGCTTCTTGTTTATGCAAAAAGGATAAAATTATTGCAAATCCAAATTGTTCTACAATACAATTAGTTATGGTACTATTTCCATTGCATATAAAATATATAATTAAAAGAATTATTGTTTCAACTTATCAATCAGTAACAGGAACAGGAAAACAGGCATTAGATCAATTATATCAAGAAGAAAAAGGAATTTTTTCTAAAAAAGCTTATCCATATCCTATTTATCAAAATATTTTACCTCATTGTGATTCTTTCACAGAAAATAAATATACACTAGAAGAGATAAAATTAATAAATGAAACTAAAAAAATAATGAACAATTATAATATAGGAATAACAGCAACTGCTGTACGTGTTCCTGTTATAGGAGGACACTCAGAAAGTGTTAACATTACATTTGAAAAAAAACCTGATATAGATTGTATTTATAAAATTTTATTAAAAATAAAGGGAATAATAGTTCAGGATAATCCAAAAAAAAATATTTATCCAATGCCATTATATGCTCATGGAAAAGACGAAGTTTTTGTAGGTAGAATTCGAGAAGATTTTTCATTTCAAAATTCTATAAATCTTTGGATAGTAGCAGATAATCTTCACAAAGGAGCAGCTACTAATGCAATTCAGATTGCGGAATATTTAACACAAAAAAATTATGTTTAA
- the gmk gene encoding guanylate kinase translates to MKKGKMIILSGPSGSGKTTISHCLLSKFTELKFSVSCTTRSIRNNEIHGKDYYFLSVNSFVSKIKKHQFAEWEEVYPKLFYGTLKDEIFKIWKSNKHILVDIDVKGGINLKQQYPNNSLSIFIMVNSIKILKKRLFTRSFFEKNNKTNINVRLNKARKENSYAKLFDFILFNIDLYQTKKEAIHIVSNFIHGK, encoded by the coding sequence ATGAAAAAAGGAAAAATGATTATTTTATCAGGTCCTTCTGGATCTGGAAAAACTACTATTTCACATTGTTTACTTTCAAAATTTACAGAATTAAAATTTTCTGTTTCATGTACTACACGATCGATTCGAAATAATGAAATACATGGAAAAGATTATTATTTTTTATCTGTAAATTCTTTTGTTTCTAAAATAAAAAAACATCAATTCGCAGAATGGGAAGAAGTGTATCCTAAGTTATTTTACGGAACTTTAAAAGACGAAATTTTTAAAATTTGGAAATCAAATAAACATATTTTGGTCGATATAGATGTAAAAGGAGGAATAAATTTAAAACAACAATATCCTAATAATTCTTTATCCATATTTATAATGGTGAATTCTATAAAAATTTTAAAAAAAAGATTATTTACAAGATCTTTTTTTGAAAAAAATAATAAAACAAATATAAACGTCCGTTTAAATAAAGCTAGAAAAGAAAATAGCTATGCAAAATTATTTGATTTTATTTTATTCAATATTGACTTATATCAAACAAAAAAAGAAGCAATTCATATTGTTTCCAATTTTATTCATGGAAAATAA
- a CDS encoding RpiB/LacA/LacB family sugar-phosphate isomerase, which yields MLIAIGSDHTGIHYKYAINNFLIEQGYKIKDFGFSENNGKRVDYPDFIHPTAKFVNQGKANFGIIICGSGNGAAMTANKYNKIRAALVWNKEIAILARKHNNANVISFPARFINKSEIIEIVEIFLKTNFEGGRHKRRIEKIPKILSSSAG from the coding sequence ATGTTAATAGCAATAGGATCTGATCATACGGGAATACATTATAAATATGCAATCAACAATTTTTTAATTGAACAAGGTTATAAAATCAAAGATTTTGGATTTTCGGAAAATAATGGAAAACGAGTTGATTATCCAGATTTTATTCATCCTACAGCAAAATTTGTAAATCAAGGAAAAGCTAATTTTGGAATTATTATATGTGGAAGTGGAAATGGAGCAGCTATGACGGCTAATAAATACAATAAAATTCGTGCAGCTTTAGTATGGAACAAAGAAATTGCTATTTTAGCAAGAAAACATAATAATGCTAATGTTATTAGTTTTCCGGCTCGTTTTATAAATAAAAGTGAAATTATAGAAATTGTAGAAATTTTTTTGAAAACAAATTTTGAAGGAGGAAGGCATAAAAGAAGAATAGAAAAAATTCCTAAAATCCTCAGTAGCTCAGCTGGTTAG